From a single Metopolophium dirhodum isolate CAU chromosome 6, ASM1992520v1, whole genome shotgun sequence genomic region:
- the LOC132946635 gene encoding mitochondrial 2-oxoglutarate/malate carrier protein-like — translation MSDSVPLPPLVKFFNGGLSATVATVIVHPLDVLKNRMQMAGRDITATEAQKSMGGIVRSMIKEKGVTAFYPGLSAGILRQATYSTTRLGMYNSLFTIMTGEDNKPPNLLVKLGLALVSGVTGAAVGTPAEVALIRMTSDGQLPLSERRGYTSVFNALARIAREEGIATWWRGCIATMGRAAVVNMAQLASYSQSKEIYLNSGYFKDNIILHFASSMTSGAITTVASLPVDIAKTRIQSMKIIDGVPEYTGTINAMVKVVKNEGFFNLWKGIVPYFARIGPHTVLTFIALEKFNEAYKVAVYDRQSKK, via the exons ATGAGCGATTCCGTGCCTTTGCCGCCTTTAGTCAAGTTTTTCAACGGTGGACTATCCGC GACCGTGGCCACCGTCATAGTGCATCCGCTGGACGTGCTAAAGAACCGCATGCAGATGGCCGGACGCGACATCACCGCCACTGAAGCGCAAAAGTCCATGGGCGGTATTGTTCGTTCCATGATCAAAGAGAAGGGCGTTACAGCCTTTTATCCTGGTTTGTCCGCCGGCATCCTCAGACAAGCCACATATTCGACCACACGGTTGGGCATGTACAACTCGTTGTTCACAATTATGACCGG GGAAGACAACAAACCACCTAACTTGTTGGTGAAACTGGGCTTGGCCCTAGTATCTGGAGTGACTGGCGCTGCTGTTGGTACCCCGGCTGAAGTAGCGCTCATACGAATGACGTCAGACGGACAATTACCATTGTCTGAAAGACGTGGTTATACTAGTGTGTTCAACGCATTAGCCAGGATTGCGAGAGAAGAAGGTATTGCTACATGGTGGAGAGGATGTATCGCCACAATGGGAAGGGCAGCTGTTGTCAATATGGCTCAACTTGCATCATATTCTCAATCTAAAGAAATTTACCTTAATAGCG gttATTTCAAAGATAACATTATATTGCATTTTGCTTCATCAATGACCTCCGGCGCCATTACAACTGTAGCCTCACTCCCAGTGGATATTGCCAAAACTAg AATCCAAAGCATGAAAATTATTGATGGAGTACCAGAATATACTGGCACAATAAATGCAATGGTAAAAGTAGTGAAGAATGAAGGTTTCTTCAATTTGTGGAAGGGCATTGTGCCATATTTTGCTAGAATTGGACCTCATActgtattaacatttatagcTTTAGAAAAGTTCAATGAGGCATATAAAGTTGCCGTGTACGACCGTCagtcaaaaaaataa
- the LOC132946636 gene encoding COMM domain-containing protein 3: MNISTEIELGLKRLCNPALINDKCFETLIQKAEKILGTLLGDTSEQTFDDESTVCITSKQDIAKEAYASLITLFTIANRHCLDGKSLNQNLQTIVLANTDRLPEIIKTYESVRPRLLEVSKITTTSLANVVDVECRLDYCVQSSVFDDVSEFLYKVRLKTIDNGTIKFIDFVCNTQELQELVFKLKDAVRHLEKIASAS, encoded by the exons ATGAATATATCAACTGAAATTGAACTTGGACTGAAACGGTTGTGTAACCCAGCACTGATAAACGACAAATGTTTCGAAACATTAATACAAAAGGCTGAAAAGATACTGGGAACATTGTTAGGTGATACTTCGGAACAGACATTTGATGATG AGTCTACCGTATGCATAACGTCTAAACAAGATATTGCTAAAGAAGCATATGCTTCATTGATAACTCTGTTTACAATTGCTAATCGACATTGCCTAGACGGAAAGTCATTGAATCAAAACCTACAAACAATAGTTTTGGCTAATACTGATCGTTTACCAGAAATCATCAAAACCTATGAATCTGTTAGACCACGTCTTTTGGAAGTTTCAAAGATTACCACTACATCTTTGGCTAATGTGGTTGATGTTGAATGCCGCCTCGATTACTGTGTACAA tcTAGTGTTTTTGATGACGTTTCCGAATTCTTATACAAAGTGCGGCTGAAGACAATAGACAATGGTACAATAAAATTCATTGACTTCGTCTGCAATACACAGGAACTTCAAGAACTAGTTTTTAAGTTAAAGGACGCAGTTCgacatttagaaaaaattgcTTCTGCCAGTTAA